The following proteins are co-located in the Castor canadensis chromosome 5, mCasCan1.hap1v2, whole genome shotgun sequence genome:
- the Vps26c gene encoding vacuolar protein sorting-associated protein 26C isoform X2, with protein MLSGVVVISSKDSVQHQGMSLTMEGTVNLQLSAKSVGVFEAFYNSVKPIQIINSTIEMVKPGKFPSGKTEIPFEFPLHVKGNKVLYETYHGVFVNIQYVLRCDMRRSLLAKDLTKTCEFIVHSVPQKGKLTPSPVDFTITPETLQNVKERALLPKFLIRGHLNSTNCAITQPLTGELVVEHSDAAIRSIELQLVRVETCGCAEGYARDATEIQNIQIADGDVCRSLSVPIYMVFPRLFTCPTLETTNFKVEFEINVVVLLHADHLITENFPLKLCRT; from the exons ATGCTTTCTGGCGTGGTGGTCATCTCTAGCAAGGATTCTGTCCAGCATCAGGGCATGTCTCTGACAATGGAAGGGACAGTGAATCTCCAGCTCAGTGCCAAAAGTGTGGGCGTGTTTGAAGCTTTCTACAATTCTGTGAAG CCAATCCAGATTATAAACAGTACCATAGAAATGGTGAAGCCTGGAAAGTTTCCCAGCGGCAAAACAGAAATTCCCTTTGAATTTCCTCTGCACGTGAAGGGTAACAAGGTTCTGTATGAGACTTACCATGGCGTGTTTGTCAACATTCAG TACGTGCTGCGCTGTGACATGAGGCGGTCTCTGTTGGCCAAGGACTTGACCAAGACCTGTGAATTCATCGTTCACTCTGTG CCTCAGAAGGGGAAGTTGACTCCGAGTCCTGTGGACTTCACGATCACGCCGGAAACCTTGCAGAATGTCAAAGAG agagCCTTGCTTCCCAAATTCCTCATTAGAGGACATCTTAACTCAACTAACTGTGCTATCACACAGCCACTGACAGGAGAACTGGTTGTAGAGCACTCAGATGCTGCCATTCGAAGCATAGAGCTTCAGCTGGTCCGTGTGGAGACCTGTG GGTGTGCGGAAGGCTATGCCCGTGATGCTACAGAGATTCAGAATATTCAAATTGCTGATGGGGATGTCTGTAGGAGCCTCTCTGTCCCTATATACATGGTCTTCCCCAGGCTGTTCACCTGCCCCACACTGGAGACCACCAACTTCAAAGTGG